In Humulus lupulus chromosome 6, drHumLupu1.1, whole genome shotgun sequence, a single genomic region encodes these proteins:
- the LOC133781957 gene encoding RING-H2 finger protein ATL54-like, with protein sequence MATLHRKLYVGAEPPVNFTQICQPYCESKEPQICVPGCFIICPKECKLPFIPPPSYPVSSHHSHKASIFLSVTIALIAASFLVVCGYVFYTRYYSGRSNRRRNEPEQQQEETHLEFFDEDHGPVVDHPIWYIRTVGLLPSIIDSITVLKYKKEEGLVEGTDCSVCLSEFQEDETLRLLPKCSHAFHVPCIDTWLRSHTSCPLCRAPIVTSSAARTPSPEPSDVNSSPVEETRIAISDNNEEFSDENEDQIGEMRMGTGEERKRDENSDEEADRVQPSRRSVSLDSFSASKINLSLLKVLVVEPDENSDKQLDVVNNRLDSVVREKRVGGNQKLQRLKGSSSSNGRSFQSGAMSMKRSVSCSGKFVLCRQV encoded by the coding sequence ATGGCTACCCTTCATAGAAAATTGTATGTTGGTGCTGAGCCACCTGTTAACTTTACCCAAATATGTCAACCCTATTGTGAAAGTAAAGAACCACAAATTTGCGTTCCCGGGTGTTTTATTATATGCCCAAAAGAGTGTAAGCTTCCATTTATACCTCCACCAAGTTATCCAGTCTCCTCACACCATTCACACAAAGCTTCAATCTTTTTGTCTGTAACAATAGCTCTTATTGCAGCCAGTTTTCTAGTTGTTTGTGGCTATGTCTTTTACACGAGGTATTACTCTGGTCGGTCTAATCGTAGAAGGAACGAGCCTGAGCAACAACAGGAGGAAACCCACCTTGAGTTTTTTGATGAAGATCATGGACCTGTGGTTGACCATCCCATCTGGTACATCAGGACTGTCGGTTTACTGCCCTCCATTATCGATTCGATCACGGTTTTGAAGTATAAAAAAGAAGAAGGCCTTGTTGAAGGTACTGATTGCTCGGTTTGCTTGAGTGAGTTTCAAGAAGATGAGACTCTTAGACTTTTACCCAAGTGTAGTCATGCTTTTCATGTCCCTTGTATTGATACTTGGCTAAGATCACACACGAGTTGCCCCTTGTGTCGAGCTCCAATTGTAACAAGTTCGGCTGCCAGGACGCCTTCCCCAGAGCCGAGTGATGTTAATTCCAGTCCTGTGGAAGAAACCCGGATCGCGATTTCTGACAATAATGAAGAATTCAGTGATGAAAACGAGGATCAAATTGGTGAGATGAGGATGGGAACAGGGGAGGAAAGAAAGAGAGATGAGAATTCTGATGAAGAAGCAGATAGAGTACAGCCAAGTAGAAGGTCTGTTTCTTTGGATTCTTTTTCGGCTTCGAAGATTAATCTCTCTCTATTGAAAGTTCTTGTTGTGGAACCGGATGAGAATTCTGATAAGCAATTGGACGTGGTTAACAATAGATTGGATTCAGTAGTTAGAGAAAAGAGAGTTGGTGGGAATCAAAAGTTGCAGAGACTTAAAGGTAGTAGTTCTTCAAATGGAAGATCATTTCAAAGTGGAGCAATGTCAATGAAGAGGTCAGTTTCATGTAGTGGAAAGTTTGTATTGTGCAGGCAAGTCTGA